In Saccharothrix syringae, the following are encoded in one genomic region:
- a CDS encoding RICIN domain-containing protein: protein MNSSPSRRGRLARRSLTALVATALTAAASLVALAPPALAATSQFRGMNWAVLGDNFSTGTLVVQGLNQSDSNATVRAKANALYDDMAATLGVNTVRLPVNTHTVANTSWWNAYRGAIDAATERGFKVILAYWEDGAASGGRITNLAAWHAMWSSVISAYGSNGNVYFEPMNEPHGYSSADWRNVAANWLGQHTAAAPSRVLIGGTGFSQDLRDVCNDSRFNSTLLSFHHYAFFYSPMTYDAFRSHIQERLGNCASRAVATEFGAPMSTGLNYGDANSTDNFVRHIRAMAQVMRDNRMGGTYWPALGGKPGTIGYDWYSMYALSGSGTNLDLTVRNASGADRIRYAWGDGSTTPPGTYYRLDARHSGKAMDVQQPNTDNGARVGQYTYGGNAWQQWQFEDAGSGYWRIVSRHSGKCLDVVSASTADGAELIQYTCGTGTNQQFQLVADGGYFQLRARHSGKCVDVPAASTADGAVLKQYPCNTGTNQQWSRTTV from the coding sequence ATGAACTCTTCACCCTCCCGCCGCGGGCGCCTCGCCCGGCGGTCGCTGACCGCCCTCGTGGCGACCGCGCTCACGGCGGCGGCGAGCCTCGTCGCCCTCGCCCCACCGGCCCTCGCCGCCACCAGCCAGTTCCGCGGCATGAACTGGGCCGTGCTGGGCGACAACTTCAGCACCGGCACGCTCGTCGTGCAGGGCCTGAACCAGTCCGACAGCAACGCGACGGTGCGGGCCAAGGCCAACGCCCTCTACGACGACATGGCCGCCACCCTGGGCGTCAACACCGTCCGGCTGCCCGTCAACACCCACACCGTGGCCAACACGAGCTGGTGGAACGCCTACCGCGGCGCCATCGACGCCGCCACCGAGCGCGGGTTCAAGGTCATCCTCGCCTACTGGGAGGACGGCGCGGCCTCCGGCGGCCGGATCACCAACCTCGCCGCGTGGCACGCGATGTGGTCCAGCGTGATCAGCGCCTACGGCTCGAACGGCAACGTCTACTTCGAACCGATGAACGAGCCGCACGGCTACTCGTCGGCGGACTGGCGCAACGTCGCCGCGAACTGGCTCGGCCAGCACACGGCCGCGGCGCCGAGCCGGGTGCTGATCGGCGGCACGGGCTTCAGCCAGGACCTGCGGGACGTCTGCAACGACAGCCGCTTCAACTCGACGCTGCTGTCGTTCCACCACTACGCCTTCTTCTACAGCCCGATGACCTACGACGCCTTCCGCAGCCACATCCAGGAGCGACTGGGCAACTGCGCCTCCCGCGCGGTCGCGACCGAGTTCGGCGCGCCGATGTCCACCGGCTTGAACTACGGCGACGCGAACAGCACCGACAACTTCGTGCGCCACATCCGCGCCATGGCCCAGGTCATGCGGGACAACCGGATGGGCGGCACCTACTGGCCGGCGCTCGGCGGCAAGCCGGGCACCATCGGCTACGACTGGTACTCGATGTACGCGCTGAGCGGCAGCGGCACCAACCTCGACCTGACCGTCCGCAACGCCTCCGGCGCCGACCGGATCCGGTACGCCTGGGGCGACGGCTCCACGACCCCGCCGGGCACGTACTACCGGCTCGACGCGCGCCACAGCGGCAAGGCCATGGACGTCCAACAGCCGAACACCGACAATGGCGCGCGCGTCGGCCAGTACACCTACGGCGGCAACGCGTGGCAGCAGTGGCAGTTCGAGGACGCCGGCAGCGGCTACTGGCGCATCGTCAGCCGCCACAGCGGGAAGTGCCTCGACGTGGTGAGCGCGTCGACCGCCGACGGCGCCGAGCTGATCCAGTACACCTGCGGGACCGGCACCAACCAGCAGTTCCAGCTGGTCGCCGACGGCGGCTACTTCCAGCTCCGGGCGCGGCACAGCGGCAAGTGCGTGGACGTGCCCGCCGCGTCGACCGCGGACGGCGCGGTCCTCAAGCAGTACCCGTGCAACACCGGCACCAACCAGCAGTGGTCGCGCACCACCGTGTGA
- a CDS encoding MarR family winged helix-turn-helix transcriptional regulator has translation MTDSPPPGDPTITEFAVVLNDLHRVLDRHMARDFPHPKPPDNQLALLRLVGARDGITVREAAESLLMQPTNVSMLVSQLVASGALTRVQDSGDRRVAHLHVTPEARRRIDQSNAAMGNVLAEGLRRMDPDQAADVLRAVPALAALLGALS, from the coding sequence GTGACCGACAGCCCCCCGCCCGGCGACCCGACCATCACCGAGTTCGCCGTGGTCCTCAACGACCTGCACCGCGTGCTCGACCGGCACATGGCGCGGGACTTCCCGCACCCGAAGCCGCCGGACAACCAGCTCGCGCTGCTGCGGCTGGTCGGGGCCCGGGACGGCATCACGGTCCGCGAGGCGGCGGAGAGCCTGCTGATGCAGCCCACCAACGTCAGCATGCTGGTCTCCCAGCTCGTCGCCTCCGGGGCGCTGACCCGCGTCCAGGACAGCGGGGACCGGCGGGTCGCGCACCTGCACGTCACCCCCGAGGCGCGCCGCCGGATCGACCAGTCCAACGCCGCGATGGGCAACGTCCTCGCCGAGGGGCTGCGCCGCATGGACCCGGACCAGGCCGCCGACGTCCTGCGGGCCGTCCCGGCGCTGGCCGCGCTGCTGGGCGCCCTGTCCTGA
- a CDS encoding MFS transporter — translation MHDTPVLTGTPPEAGPAPGRRSPRTNPWWTLVAVAFGLFMVGLDGSVVAIANPYIGQDLDASLPQLQWVTNSYLLALAAALILGGKLGDRFGRRTFFLVGLVLFTLSSVAIALVGSTAGVIAFRAVQGLSGALMMPNTLGLLRAVFPPRKFGAAVGIWAAVSSVSTAAGPIVGGLLVEHVGWESVFLINAPVGAIGLVVGLLVLPRSKDGTGHHRFDVPGLVLLALGMIAVVYPVVQSGSWGWGSPRTIGLLVLGLALLAVFAVVESRTAHPLLPMRLFRNPSLSVATAVTVVNFFVLLGSIFFLMLYLQNVRGYGPVEAGVLTLPLSLASMVASPLGAALTDRFGPRFSLTLGMLLQAGASFGLLGLGVDSGYAAMWPCFVALGLGVGMVMAASSEAIVGNAPVRDGGVAGGLQATALQVGGALGTAVLVSVLGSRVGSTLHDALLGAGVPAPLADGLSGARDAVAQGVTPVVPGVAPEVQAAVHQGAAQAFVSGAHTAVLVTGGLCLLGAALSAAVVRRGRGTGGGAPAAH, via the coding sequence GTGCACGACACCCCCGTCCTGACCGGCACACCCCCGGAGGCGGGTCCGGCGCCCGGTCGGCGAAGCCCGCGCACCAACCCGTGGTGGACCCTCGTGGCCGTCGCGTTCGGCCTGTTCATGGTCGGTCTCGACGGCAGCGTCGTGGCGATCGCCAACCCCTACATCGGGCAGGACCTCGACGCCTCGCTCCCCCAGCTCCAGTGGGTGACGAACTCCTACCTGCTGGCGCTGGCCGCCGCCCTGATCCTGGGCGGCAAGCTCGGCGACCGGTTCGGCAGGCGCACCTTCTTCCTGGTCGGCCTGGTGCTCTTCACGCTGTCCTCGGTGGCCATCGCCCTGGTCGGCTCCACCGCCGGCGTCATCGCTTTCCGGGCGGTGCAGGGACTCTCCGGCGCGCTGATGATGCCGAACACGCTCGGCCTGCTGCGCGCGGTCTTCCCGCCCCGGAAGTTCGGCGCCGCGGTGGGCATCTGGGCCGCCGTCTCCTCGGTCTCCACCGCCGCCGGCCCGATCGTCGGCGGCCTGCTGGTCGAGCACGTGGGCTGGGAGTCGGTCTTCCTGATCAACGCGCCCGTCGGCGCGATCGGCCTCGTCGTCGGCCTGCTCGTGCTCCCGCGGAGCAAGGACGGCACCGGGCACCACCGGTTCGACGTACCCGGCCTGGTGCTGCTCGCCCTGGGCATGATCGCGGTCGTCTACCCGGTCGTGCAGAGCGGGAGCTGGGGCTGGGGGTCGCCCCGGACGATCGGCCTGCTGGTCCTCGGGCTGGCGCTGCTGGCCGTCTTCGCCGTCGTGGAGTCCCGGACGGCGCACCCGCTGCTGCCGATGCGCCTGTTCCGCAACCCCTCGCTGAGCGTGGCCACCGCGGTCACCGTGGTGAACTTCTTCGTGCTGCTGGGCTCGATCTTCTTCCTCATGCTGTACCTGCAGAACGTCCGCGGGTACGGGCCGGTCGAGGCCGGGGTGCTCACCCTGCCGCTCAGCCTGGCGTCGATGGTCGCCAGCCCGCTGGGCGCGGCGCTCACCGACCGGTTCGGCCCGCGCTTCTCCCTCACCCTGGGCATGCTGCTCCAGGCCGGTGCCTCGTTCGGCCTGCTCGGCCTCGGCGTCGACTCCGGCTACGCCGCGATGTGGCCCTGCTTCGTCGCCCTGGGCCTCGGCGTGGGCATGGTCATGGCCGCGTCGTCGGAGGCCATCGTCGGCAACGCCCCGGTGCGCGACGGCGGCGTCGCCGGCGGCCTGCAGGCGACCGCGCTCCAGGTCGGCGGCGCGCTGGGCACCGCCGTGCTGGTGTCGGTGCTGGGCAGCCGGGTCGGGTCGACGCTGCACGACGCCCTGCTGGGCGCCGGGGTGCCCGCCCCGCTCGCCGACGGGCTGAGCGGGGCCCGGGACGCGGTCGCGCAGGGCGTGACCCCCGTGGTGCCGGGCGTCGCCCCGGAGGTGCAGGCGGCGGTCCACCAGGGCGCGGCCCAGGCGTTCGTGTCCGGCGCGCACACGGCCGTGCTGGTCACCGGTGGCCTGTGCCTGCTCGGGGCCGCCCTGTCGGCGGCGGTCGTGCGCCGGGGCCGCGGCACCGGCGGCGGCGCGCCCGCGGCGCACTGA
- a CDS encoding LacI family DNA-binding transcriptional regulator, with the protein MAVDGRAGGEVRVSRIADLAGVSASTVSKVIHGRPGVSDGTRRRIEELIREHGFQKNEKSEAVPIVEVVFQSLDSLWALEIIRGVEEAVRPHGLAVTLTEMQGGHTPESAWARQMLARRPVGVIAVSAEFSEAQLAQLGSRAIPLVALDPTGEPTHAIPSVGATNWNGGLVATRHLVGLGHRRIAMVNGPSEFLCCRARLDGHRAALDAAGVPQDRKLVRTAPLYHDGGRDAARELLRLPDRPTAVFAANDLQALGVYDAAREAGLRVPHDLSVVGFDDLAFTQWADPPLTTVRQPLRRMGAEAAGMLLTLAAGGEPDNDRVELPTKLVVRGSTAPPP; encoded by the coding sequence GTGGCTGTCGATGGGCGCGCGGGCGGTGAGGTGCGGGTTTCCCGGATCGCGGACCTCGCCGGGGTGTCCGCCTCGACCGTGTCGAAGGTGATCCACGGGCGGCCCGGCGTCTCCGACGGCACGCGCCGGCGGATCGAGGAGCTGATCCGCGAGCACGGCTTCCAGAAGAACGAGAAGTCCGAGGCGGTCCCGATCGTCGAGGTCGTCTTCCAGTCCCTGGACAGCCTGTGGGCCCTGGAGATCATCCGCGGCGTCGAGGAGGCGGTCCGCCCGCACGGCCTCGCCGTCACGCTCACCGAGATGCAGGGCGGCCACACCCCGGAGAGCGCGTGGGCGCGGCAGATGCTGGCCCGCCGCCCGGTCGGCGTCATCGCGGTGTCCGCCGAGTTCAGCGAGGCCCAGCTGGCCCAGCTCGGCAGCCGGGCCATCCCGCTGGTCGCGCTGGACCCCACCGGTGAGCCGACCCACGCGATCCCGTCGGTGGGCGCGACGAACTGGAACGGCGGCCTGGTCGCCACCCGGCACCTGGTCGGGCTCGGGCACCGCCGCATCGCCATGGTCAACGGCCCGTCGGAGTTCCTGTGCTGCCGGGCCCGCCTCGACGGCCACCGCGCCGCCCTCGACGCGGCCGGCGTGCCGCAGGACCGCAAGCTCGTGCGGACCGCGCCGCTCTACCACGACGGCGGTCGCGACGCCGCGCGCGAGCTGCTGCGCCTGCCCGACCGCCCCACCGCCGTGTTCGCCGCCAACGACCTCCAGGCCCTCGGCGTGTACGACGCCGCCCGCGAGGCGGGGCTGCGCGTGCCGCACGACCTGAGCGTGGTCGGCTTCGACGACCTGGCGTTCACCCAGTGGGCCGATCCCCCGCTGACCACCGTGCGGCAGCCGCTGCGGCGGATGGGCGCGGAGGCCGCCGGGATGCTGCTGACCCTGGCGGCGGGCGGTGAGCCGGACAACGACCGCGTCGAGCTGCCGACGAAGCTCGTCGTCCGGGGCAGCACCGCGCCGCCGCCGTGA
- a CDS encoding glycoside hydrolase family 9 protein — MRTHQQRPRWAAVTAALALVAAALTPSTALAAPDPGPAVKVNQVAYVPGLPKQATVVSGSGSPLAWTLRNASGATVASGRTSVRGLDPSSGDSAHVADFSSFDTPGTGYVLSVAGADSNPFDISADPLKRLRYDSLAFFYHQRSGTPIQAQYVGDRYARPAGHLNVSPNRGDKGVACRVSCGYTSDVSGGWYDAGDHGKYGVDTGIAAWQLVNEYERTLYVSGADRAALGDGKLAIPERGNGVPDVLDEARWGVEFLMRMQVPEGRADAGMVRHKVSDENWTGLPMRPDQDPQPRLLSAVTTASTLNLAAAAAQAARVWKGIDADFASRALSAAQRAYAAAKANPTRYADPDDGNGGGTYVDNNVTDEFYWAAAELFTTTGSSTYRADVTGSPLFRGRGFEQGGFDWWWTAGLGDATLALVPNGLPAADVAATRAAFAAYGDRLLDLAAAQAYPAPASGYYWGSNGVVANGANVLALAHDFTGQAKYRAGVYQALDYLFGRNPFNHSYVTGYGERATRNSHHRFWANQLDASLPNPPAGLLAGGPNTDLQDPVAQQQLAGCKPQKCYLDDINAWSVNEVALNWNAALAWLSAWAAEKAGAGTPVDTTAPSTPSGLSASAAGGSVSLSWGASTDDVGVTGYDVLRATGGSFTRVATASGTTYTDSGLAAGTYRYQVRARDAAGNTSPASPEVSVTVQGGAGCGVVATTQTQWGTGYVVQPVRVTNTGASAITWTVTFGLPSGHSITGSWNAAVTVSGQTATARATRPLAPGATAEFGFQAARPNGSTALPADYTCAG, encoded by the coding sequence GTGCGCACTCATCAGCAGCGCCCGCGGTGGGCGGCGGTCACGGCGGCCCTGGCGCTGGTCGCCGCCGCCCTGACGCCGTCCACCGCCCTGGCGGCTCCCGACCCCGGGCCGGCGGTGAAGGTCAACCAGGTGGCCTACGTGCCGGGGTTGCCGAAGCAGGCCACCGTGGTCAGCGGCTCGGGCTCGCCCCTGGCGTGGACCCTGCGCAACGCCTCGGGCGCGACCGTGGCCTCGGGGCGGACGAGCGTGCGTGGCCTGGACCCGTCGTCCGGCGACAGCGCGCACGTCGCGGACTTCTCGTCGTTCGACACCCCGGGCACGGGCTACGTGCTGTCGGTGGCCGGGGCGGACAGCAACCCGTTCGACATCTCCGCCGACCCGCTCAAGCGCCTGAGGTACGACAGCCTGGCGTTCTTCTACCACCAGCGCAGCGGCACGCCGATCCAGGCGCAGTACGTCGGCGACCGGTACGCGCGGCCCGCCGGTCACCTCAACGTGTCACCCAACCGGGGGGACAAGGGGGTGGCGTGCCGGGTGTCCTGCGGCTACACCTCGGACGTCTCGGGCGGCTGGTACGACGCGGGCGACCACGGCAAGTACGGCGTGGACACGGGCATCGCCGCGTGGCAGCTGGTCAACGAGTACGAGCGCACCCTGTACGTGAGCGGCGCGGACCGGGCGGCCCTGGGCGACGGGAAGCTGGCGATCCCGGAGCGCGGCAACGGCGTGCCGGACGTCCTCGACGAGGCGCGGTGGGGCGTCGAGTTCCTGATGAGGATGCAGGTCCCCGAGGGCCGGGCGGACGCGGGCATGGTGCGGCACAAGGTCAGCGACGAGAACTGGACCGGCCTGCCGATGCGCCCCGACCAGGACCCGCAGCCGCGCCTGCTGTCGGCCGTCACGACCGCCTCGACGCTGAACCTGGCGGCCGCGGCCGCGCAGGCCGCCCGGGTGTGGAAGGGCATCGACGCGGACTTCGCGTCCCGCGCCCTGTCCGCCGCGCAGCGCGCCTACGCCGCGGCCAAGGCCAACCCGACGCGCTACGCCGACCCCGACGACGGCAACGGCGGCGGCACGTACGTCGACAACAACGTGACCGACGAGTTCTACTGGGCCGCGGCGGAGCTGTTCACCACGACGGGGTCGAGCACCTACCGCGCCGACGTGACCGGGTCGCCGCTGTTCCGCGGCCGGGGGTTCGAGCAGGGCGGCTTCGACTGGTGGTGGACCGCGGGCCTGGGCGACGCGACGCTGGCGCTGGTGCCCAACGGGCTGCCGGCCGCGGACGTGGCGGCCACCCGCGCCGCGTTCGCCGCCTACGGCGACCGGCTGCTCGACCTGGCGGCGGCGCAGGCATACCCGGCCCCGGCGAGCGGCTACTACTGGGGTTCCAACGGCGTGGTCGCCAACGGGGCCAACGTGCTGGCCCTGGCACACGACTTCACCGGCCAGGCCAAGTACCGGGCGGGCGTGTACCAGGCGCTGGACTACCTGTTCGGCCGCAACCCGTTCAACCACTCCTACGTGACCGGCTACGGCGAGCGCGCCACCCGCAACTCCCACCACCGGTTCTGGGCCAACCAGCTCGACGCGTCGCTGCCGAACCCGCCGGCCGGCCTCCTCGCGGGCGGCCCGAACACCGACCTCCAGGACCCGGTCGCCCAGCAGCAGCTGGCGGGCTGCAAGCCCCAGAAGTGCTACCTGGACGACATCAACGCCTGGTCGGTCAACGAGGTGGCGCTGAACTGGAACGCCGCGCTGGCGTGGCTGTCGGCGTGGGCCGCGGAGAAGGCCGGGGCGGGCACGCCCGTCGACACGACCGCGCCCAGCACGCCGTCGGGCCTGTCCGCGTCGGCCGCGGGCGGTTCGGTGTCGCTGTCCTGGGGTGCGTCGACCGACGACGTGGGCGTGACCGGCTACGACGTCCTGCGCGCCACCGGCGGTTCGTTCACCCGGGTCGCGACGGCGTCGGGCACGACGTACACCGACAGCGGCCTGGCCGCGGGCACCTACCGGTACCAGGTGCGGGCGCGGGACGCGGCGGGCAACACGTCCCCGGCGTCGCCGGAGGTCTCGGTGACCGTCCAGGGCGGGGCCGGCTGCGGGGTCGTCGCCACGACCCAGACCCAGTGGGGCACCGGCTACGTCGTGCAACCGGTGCGGGTCACCAACACCGGGGCGTCGGCGATCACCTGGACGGTGACGTTCGGGCTCCCGTCCGGGCACTCGATCACCGGTTCGTGGAACGCGGCGGTGACGGTCAGCGGCCAGACCGCGACCGCGCGGGCCACCCGCCCGCTGGCACCGGGGGCGACGGCCGAGTTCGGCTTCCAGGCGGCGCGCCCCAACGGCAGCACGGCGCTGCCGGCGGACTACACGTGCGCGGGCTGA
- a CDS encoding MFS transporter, which produces MRTEDLTDPDAGHPGRWPALAVLCAALVVTTLDNTVLNTALPALADALTASTADLQWINNAYTLAFASLLIPAGGLGARFGLRRALVGGLVVLAVGSAAAAAAGSAGQLIAWRAVMGVGAAFVMPATLSVIVALFGPRERARAIALWSASAGIGIVLGPVTGGLLLEHLAWGSVFLVNVPLVAAVLVAALALVPALPGRPAGRFDAPGPLLCAAGLAALVDVIVRGPERGWLTGWSLAEAGAAVVLLVAFAWWELRTAWPMVDLRMFTRRAFTAAGALLAVTFFALFGLLFVYTQYLQLVRGFSPLKAGSGALPFAVAVALAAGASDRVVARLGARRTIAGGLATMASGLLCLSFATTTTAFLPLALVMAVIGAGMGLVTAPAGTAGMAAVPREKAPTASAVSSVARELGGVLGIAVVGTVVSAAYRAELLGSLPAAPAGAADDLTAAHAAAAALPPDSAGQLVDAANAAFTRAMNAGTLLCAAIALLGALAALLWLDRARVGKAEKRRQTYENFSISNER; this is translated from the coding sequence GTGCGCACGGAAGACCTGACCGACCCGGACGCGGGACACCCGGGGCGCTGGCCCGCGCTGGCCGTGCTCTGCGCGGCGCTCGTGGTCACCACCCTCGACAACACGGTGCTCAACACCGCCCTGCCCGCGCTCGCCGACGCCTTGACCGCCTCCACCGCCGACCTGCAGTGGATCAACAACGCCTACACGCTCGCCTTCGCCTCGCTGCTGATCCCCGCGGGCGGCCTGGGCGCCCGCTTCGGCCTGCGCCGGGCCCTGGTCGGCGGCCTCGTCGTGCTGGCCGTCGGCTCGGCGGCCGCCGCCGCGGCCGGTTCCGCCGGCCAGCTCATCGCCTGGCGCGCGGTGATGGGCGTGGGCGCGGCGTTCGTGATGCCCGCGACCCTGTCGGTCATCGTCGCGCTGTTCGGCCCCCGCGAGCGGGCCCGGGCCATCGCCCTGTGGTCCGCGTCCGCGGGCATCGGCATCGTCCTGGGCCCGGTCACCGGTGGCCTGCTGCTCGAACACCTCGCCTGGGGCAGCGTCTTCCTCGTCAACGTCCCGCTGGTCGCCGCCGTGCTGGTCGCCGCCCTGGCGCTGGTCCCCGCCCTGCCCGGACGGCCCGCCGGCCGCTTCGACGCGCCCGGCCCGCTGCTCTGCGCGGCGGGTCTCGCCGCGCTCGTCGACGTGATCGTGCGGGGTCCCGAACGCGGGTGGCTGACCGGGTGGTCACTGGCCGAGGCCGGCGCCGCGGTCGTGCTCCTGGTCGCGTTCGCGTGGTGGGAGCTGCGCACCGCATGGCCCATGGTCGACCTGCGCATGTTCACCCGTCGCGCCTTCACCGCCGCCGGCGCCCTGCTCGCGGTCACCTTCTTCGCGCTGTTCGGCCTGCTGTTCGTCTACACCCAGTACCTGCAACTGGTGCGCGGCTTCAGCCCGCTCAAGGCCGGCTCGGGGGCCCTGCCGTTCGCCGTGGCGGTGGCCCTGGCCGCCGGTGCGAGCGATCGCGTCGTCGCCCGCTTGGGCGCCCGGCGCACGATCGCCGGGGGACTGGCCACCATGGCCTCCGGTCTGCTGTGCCTGTCCTTCGCGACCACCACGACGGCCTTCCTCCCGCTCGCCCTCGTCATGGCCGTCATCGGCGCCGGCATGGGCCTGGTCACGGCTCCGGCCGGCACCGCGGGCATGGCGGCGGTGCCCCGCGAGAAGGCGCCGACGGCCTCCGCCGTGAGCAGCGTCGCCCGCGAGCTGGGCGGCGTGCTCGGCATCGCGGTCGTCGGCACGGTCGTCTCCGCCGCCTACCGCGCCGAACTGCTCGGCTCGCTGCCCGCGGCACCCGCGGGCGCGGCCGACGACCTGACCGCCGCCCACGCCGCGGCCGCCGCCCTCCCGCCCGATTCCGCGGGGCAACTCGTCGACGCCGCCAACGCGGCCTTCACCCGGGCCATGAACGCGGGCACCCTCCTCTGCGCCGCCATCGCCCTCCTCGGAGCACTCGCCGCCCTGCTCTGGCTGGACCGCGCCAGGGTCGGCAAAGCCGAGAAGCGTCGACAGACCTACGAAAATTTCTCGATCAGTAACGAACGTTGA
- a CDS encoding TetR/AcrR family transcriptional regulator, producing the protein MTKAPATGDGPSTPSRPRNRRGEGPRLREDIVRAATALIVRAGTDQALTLRSVAREVGISAPSIYAHFTDREAIVEAVVLEAITQLHEAVGTAVTAHGDPVEGLLAGCAAYVDFGTREPARYRVLFDWSRPKPDTARADDPGLDAFRVLVDNLEACVRAGRSTSTDPFADAVALWTALHGRVLLRASLPDFPWPAADTLERTVLSLGRITSAAQRQCR; encoded by the coding sequence GTGACGAAGGCACCCGCGACGGGCGACGGCCCCTCGACGCCGTCCCGCCCGCGCAACCGCAGGGGCGAGGGACCCAGGCTGCGCGAGGACATCGTCCGGGCCGCGACCGCGCTGATCGTGCGCGCCGGCACCGACCAGGCCCTCACCCTGCGCTCGGTGGCCAGGGAGGTCGGCATCTCGGCGCCGTCGATCTACGCCCACTTCACCGACCGGGAGGCCATCGTGGAAGCGGTGGTCCTCGAAGCGATCACCCAGCTCCACGAGGCGGTCGGGACGGCCGTCACCGCCCACGGCGACCCGGTCGAGGGGCTGCTGGCCGGCTGTGCCGCCTACGTCGACTTCGGCACCCGCGAACCCGCCCGCTACCGGGTCCTCTTCGACTGGTCCCGCCCCAAGCCCGACACCGCCCGCGCCGACGACCCGGGGCTGGACGCCTTCCGCGTCCTCGTCGACAACCTCGAAGCCTGCGTGCGCGCCGGGCGCTCGACCAGCACCGACCCGTTCGCCGACGCGGTCGCGCTGTGGACCGCCCTGCACGGCCGCGTCCTGCTCCGCGCGAGCCTGCCGGACTTCCCCTGGCCGGCGGCCGACACGCTGGAGCGGACGGTCCTCTCCCTCGGGCGCATCACGTCGGCGGCCCAGAGGCAATGCCGGTGA
- a CDS encoding iron chaperone: MGSTRSTTPVGGKFDGFTDEERAAMKEHAQDLKRTARRGSRAAKADGEADVLAKIAEMAEPDRVLAERVHAIVTANAPELAPKLWYGMPAYARDGKVVCFFQSAAKFKARYATLGFNDGARLDEGTVWPTAFALTTLTAADEERIGALVKRAAG, from the coding sequence ATGGGCAGCACGCGCAGCACCACCCCGGTCGGTGGGAAGTTCGACGGCTTCACCGACGAGGAGCGGGCCGCGATGAAGGAGCACGCGCAGGACCTCAAGCGGACCGCGCGCCGCGGCTCGCGCGCCGCCAAGGCGGACGGCGAGGCCGACGTGCTCGCGAAGATCGCCGAGATGGCGGAGCCGGACCGGGTCCTGGCCGAGCGGGTCCACGCCATCGTCACGGCCAACGCGCCGGAGCTGGCGCCGAAGCTCTGGTACGGGATGCCCGCCTACGCCAGGGACGGCAAGGTCGTCTGCTTCTTCCAGAGCGCGGCCAAGTTCAAGGCCAGGTACGCGACGCTCGGCTTCAACGACGGGGCCCGGCTCGACGAGGGCACCGTGTGGCCGACCGCCTTCGCGCTGACCACGCTGACCGCGGCGGACGAGGAGCGGATCGGCGCGCTGGTGAAGCGGGCGGCGGGCTGA
- a CDS encoding TetR/AcrR family transcriptional regulator: MPDSRATRSDERTGTILRAALELAREVGYAKLSIEAVAARAGVGKHTVYRRWSSRGLLFLDAVLSLDTGGLAHRDTGDVVADVREVMVKAVDLLGRPPWGPLYQDLVGEAQHDPEVAAALNRRFIEPQTADTLARLRSAKEQGQLAPDFDLDLAFDILSGPLYFRLLITQEPLTHDYIDRLIRALFAGMSPRPDNAAANGSR; the protein is encoded by the coding sequence ATGCCCGACTCCCGCGCCACCCGCAGCGACGAGCGAACCGGAACGATCCTGCGCGCCGCGCTGGAGCTGGCCCGGGAGGTCGGCTACGCCAAGCTCAGCATCGAGGCGGTCGCGGCCCGGGCCGGCGTCGGGAAGCACACCGTCTACCGCCGCTGGTCCTCCCGGGGCCTGCTGTTCCTCGACGCGGTCCTCAGCCTGGACACCGGTGGCCTGGCCCACCGCGACACCGGCGACGTGGTGGCCGACGTCCGGGAGGTGATGGTCAAGGCCGTCGACCTGCTGGGCCGGCCGCCGTGGGGTCCGCTGTACCAGGACCTCGTCGGCGAGGCGCAGCACGACCCCGAGGTCGCCGCCGCGCTCAACCGGCGCTTCATCGAGCCGCAGACCGCCGACACGCTGGCCCGCCTGCGCAGCGCCAAGGAGCAGGGGCAGCTCGCCCCCGACTTCGACCTGGACCTGGCGTTCGACATCCTGTCGGGCCCGCTGTACTTCCGGCTGCTGATCACGCAGGAACCGCTGACGCACGACTACATCGACCGGCTGATCCGGGCCCTGTTCGCCGGGATGAGCCCCCGGCCGGACAACGCGGCGGCGAACGGCTCGCGCTGA